The following proteins are encoded in a genomic region of Candidatus Methylospira mobilis:
- a CDS encoding GspH/FimT family pseudopilin, with protein sequence MIRHTQKTPAYACGFTLIELLATLAVMGIVLSIGIPSYHELIRSNRLTTQINEFSSSLNLARSEAIRRGIRVTVRKHGDEWESGWQIFTDLSNNGLFDESSGDELLRQHDALAGGYTLRGNHNFVNFVSFLPDGSSNNMGAFALCDNSDDSYIPHPGASKLIIINNIGRTRIGADSNGNGIPEKETSNGNATDISSCASP encoded by the coding sequence ATGATTCGGCACACACAGAAAACACCGGCTTATGCATGTGGATTTACCCTGATCGAGCTGCTGGCGACGCTGGCCGTTATGGGTATCGTATTGAGTATAGGCATACCCTCTTATCATGAACTGATACGCAGCAACCGGCTGACCACGCAGATCAACGAATTCTCCTCATCGCTGAATCTGGCGCGCAGCGAAGCGATACGCCGCGGTATCCGGGTCACAGTTAGAAAACACGGAGACGAATGGGAGTCCGGCTGGCAAATTTTCACGGACTTATCCAACAACGGCCTTTTCGACGAGTCGTCGGGAGACGAACTGCTCAGACAGCACGACGCTTTGGCAGGCGGCTATACGCTGCGCGGCAACCATAATTTCGTTAACTTCGTTTCGTTTCTCCCCGACGGCAGCTCCAACAACATGGGCGCGTTCGCGCTGTGTGACAATAGCGACGACTCATACATACCGCACCCCGGCGCTTCGAAACTGATTATCATCAACAATATCGGCCGCACACGCATCGGAGCCGACAGCAACGGCAACGGTATCCCGGAAAAAGAAACGAGCAACGGCAACGCGACGGATATCAGCTCATGCGCTTCGCCATGA
- the pilV gene encoding type IV pilus modification protein PilV — MRFAMKPAAGFTLLEVLVTLLILSIGLLGLAGLQITGLRSSQNSYYRLQATLLAQDLSERMRANKAGVSLGAYDAAPDGASAADCTSAVCSPEQMAAYDLAQWRADIAKQLTAGSGEICRGAPSCGTGPAFTVTIRWYEKRAGAQPREFTTSFQP; from the coding sequence ATGCGCTTCGCCATGAAACCGGCTGCGGGATTTACCCTGCTGGAAGTCCTGGTGACCTTACTGATTCTGTCTATCGGCCTGCTGGGACTGGCAGGACTGCAGATAACGGGATTGCGCAGCAGTCAGAACAGTTACTATCGACTGCAAGCGACATTGCTGGCGCAGGATTTATCGGAACGCATGCGCGCCAATAAGGCAGGCGTCAGCCTGGGTGCTTATGATGCCGCACCGGATGGCGCGAGCGCTGCCGATTGTACGAGCGCGGTTTGCTCGCCGGAGCAGATGGCGGCTTACGATCTGGCGCAGTGGCGGGCCGACATCGCCAAACAGTTGACGGCAGGCAGCGGAGAAATTTGCCGAGGCGCGCCCTCCTGCGGCACAGGCCCTGCTTTTACCGTCACTATCCGCTGGTACGAAAAACGCGCAGGCGCGCAACCCAGGGAGTTTACAACCAGCTTTCAGCCTTAA
- the nhaD gene encoding sodium:proton antiporter NhaD, translating into MRKEAHKLFAGSALLAPLPAFAGDGATAANNLQIDLTHHWVGYFSLAAIIIAYVAAMFEESTELRKSKPMLLASSLIWFAIVYVYRGHGATEVAVNAFTGNLLAYIQLFLFIMVSMTYLNAMEDMKVFNALRIWLVGKHFSYRRMFWITGVLVFFLSSALNGLTMGLLMGAVVMAVGKKSPKFVSLACINIVIATNAGGSFSPLGGISTLFVWQRGMLGFGDFFNLFIPCVVNFLIPACIMHFAVPKDKPDFESLHVNMQRGAKRVIFLFATTVGLAVLSDTYFHMPAAAGMMAGLSLLQFFTFFLQKTSERDQVVLLDCTGVPDVAEEIIGSSNRYNIFEKVGRLEWDTLLFFYGAMVGIGGLGFIGYLDTVSHLLYGQHSPTTANILIGLSSAFVDNGTLMFAVLSMHPDLPQGQWLLITLTLGVGGSLLAIGSAPGIGLLGQSKGFYTFSGHMKWFPVILLGYFASIGVHFLINARFF; encoded by the coding sequence ATGCGTAAGGAAGCACATAAGCTGTTTGCCGGGTCCGCTTTGCTTGCCCCCTTGCCGGCTTTTGCCGGAGACGGCGCGACAGCGGCCAATAATCTGCAAATCGATCTGACTCACCACTGGGTCGGTTATTTTTCCCTGGCGGCCATCATCATCGCGTATGTGGCGGCCATGTTCGAAGAGTCTACCGAGTTACGCAAATCGAAACCGATGCTGCTGGCTTCGTCGCTGATCTGGTTCGCCATTGTTTATGTTTACCGCGGGCATGGAGCTACCGAAGTTGCGGTCAATGCCTTTACCGGCAACCTGCTGGCTTATATCCAGCTGTTCCTGTTCATCATGGTGTCGATGACTTACCTGAATGCGATGGAAGACATGAAAGTATTCAACGCCTTGCGCATCTGGCTGGTCGGCAAGCACTTCAGCTACCGCAGGATGTTCTGGATCACGGGCGTACTGGTGTTTTTTCTGTCCAGCGCGCTGAACGGCTTGACCATGGGGCTGCTGATGGGCGCCGTGGTGATGGCGGTCGGCAAGAAAAGTCCGAAGTTCGTATCGCTGGCCTGTATCAACATAGTGATTGCGACCAATGCCGGCGGTTCGTTCAGCCCGCTGGGCGGCATTTCAACGCTGTTTGTCTGGCAGCGCGGCATGCTGGGGTTTGGAGACTTTTTTAACCTGTTTATTCCCTGCGTAGTCAACTTTCTGATACCTGCCTGCATCATGCATTTCGCGGTGCCGAAAGACAAACCCGATTTTGAATCCTTGCATGTGAACATGCAGCGCGGGGCCAAGCGCGTCATTTTTTTATTTGCAACCACGGTTGGACTGGCCGTCCTTTCCGATACCTACTTTCATATGCCCGCCGCCGCCGGCATGATGGCGGGGCTGTCGCTGCTGCAGTTTTTTACGTTCTTTCTGCAAAAAACCTCGGAGCGCGATCAGGTGGTTTTACTCGATTGCACCGGGGTGCCGGATGTCGCCGAAGAAATCATCGGCAGCAGCAACCGCTACAATATTTTCGAAAAGGTCGGACGTCTGGAGTGGGACACCCTGCTGTTTTTTTACGGCGCGATGGTCGGTATCGGCGGGCTGGGTTTCATCGGTTATCTGGACACGGTGTCGCACCTGCTGTACGGACAGCATAGTCCGACCACGGCCAATATTCTGATTGGCCTGTCTTCCGCGTTCGTGGACAACGGTACTTTGATGTTTGCGGTACTGAGCATGCACCCGGACCTTCCGCAAGGACAATGGCTGCTGATTACGCTGACGCTGGGCGTCGGAGGCAGCCTGCTGGCGATCGGTTCCGCGCCCGGCATCGGTTTATTGGGGCAAAGCAAAGGATTTTATACTTTCAGCGGCCACATGAAATGGTTTCCTGTGATTCTGCTGGGGTATTTCGCCAGCATCGGCGTGCACTTTCTGATCAACGCACGGTTTTTTTGA
- the hyfB gene encoding hydrogenase 4 subunit B: MALFFAYLSVLAALLSGFAAIAARSGVRLPASISAIFLFGNPVVSGSDEKLDGQINKQVARRLRSLVFILLGVSGGAALSSGLTALLAGSAAVAQLPFGLPWLHWHIRIDALSAFFLVIVGIGVIAVSLYAPGYLHESRDSGRSFGRLSVATALFIAGMELLLLADDAFFFVIAWELMSVSSYFLVAHRHERAANRRASFLYLLMAQVGASAIILSFGVLAGFGHAFTFDAMRAADLSPLWATAAFALALMGFGMKAGLVPLHVWLPESYPVAPSHLVGLMSGVMSKLAVYGLIRFSYDLLGNIHWEWGVVVLLLGTASAAMGILYAMQENQLKRLLAYSSIENIGIIFIGLGFSMIYIGSGHRGMAVLGLIAALYHTLNHSLFKHLLFLAAGSVLHQTRHQTDMEYLGGLIRRMPKTAFLFLIGCIGISALPPLNGFVSEWLTFQAALQAPAIENGILRSMIPVASAILAFSSALASACFVKAFGVTFLGQPRSRHAHHANEVTHRGMLSAPALLAALCLLFGLFPNVVIHMLGNVSALLLEQPMPEATARGWLWLTPGTQVKSSYSAPLIVGVLAAVGWISYRLSNRKNAQVRRAARWDCGFGALTPRMQYTSTAFSQPIRRIFLPFLDAKENVETSVAERNKLQVTEVRHQLDVGDHIWRAIYLPIAHSVETAAKQISHIQGGNIRTYLAYSFVTLVFLLGVVS, from the coding sequence TTGGCTCTGTTTTTCGCCTATTTATCAGTACTTGCTGCACTACTTTCTGGCTTTGCGGCAATCGCCGCACGCTCCGGCGTGCGGCTGCCTGCGTCGATAAGCGCAATTTTTCTGTTCGGCAATCCGGTGGTTTCCGGTTCGGACGAAAAGCTTGATGGTCAAATAAACAAGCAGGTTGCGCGTCGCTTGCGCAGCCTGGTTTTCATCCTTCTAGGCGTTTCCGGCGGGGCAGCTCTCAGTTCGGGGTTGACCGCTCTATTGGCCGGGAGCGCCGCGGTAGCCCAGCTGCCGTTCGGCCTGCCCTGGCTGCACTGGCACATCCGCATCGACGCGCTATCCGCTTTCTTCCTCGTCATTGTCGGCATCGGGGTCATAGCCGTCAGTCTATATGCTCCCGGTTATCTGCATGAAAGCCGTGACAGCGGCAGGTCTTTCGGCCGCCTGAGCGTCGCAACGGCGCTGTTTATCGCCGGAATGGAACTGCTGCTGCTGGCTGACGATGCGTTTTTTTTCGTCATCGCCTGGGAGCTGATGTCGGTTTCCAGCTACTTTCTGGTTGCGCACCGGCATGAGCGCGCGGCTAACCGGCGCGCATCTTTTTTATATTTGCTAATGGCTCAAGTGGGAGCAAGCGCTATTATTTTGAGTTTCGGCGTCCTCGCCGGTTTTGGGCACGCGTTCACTTTCGACGCCATGCGCGCCGCCGATCTTTCGCCCCTGTGGGCTACGGCCGCTTTTGCGCTGGCGCTGATGGGCTTCGGCATGAAAGCGGGGCTGGTTCCTCTACACGTCTGGCTACCGGAAAGCTATCCGGTTGCGCCCTCTCATCTTGTAGGGCTGATGAGCGGGGTCATGTCCAAACTGGCGGTCTACGGACTGATACGCTTCAGCTACGACCTGCTCGGTAATATCCATTGGGAGTGGGGCGTGGTTGTTCTGCTGCTGGGCACCGCTTCTGCGGCGATGGGGATACTTTACGCCATGCAGGAAAACCAGCTTAAACGCCTGCTGGCTTATTCATCCATAGAAAATATCGGCATAATTTTTATCGGACTGGGATTCTCCATGATCTATATCGGCAGCGGGCATCGCGGCATGGCGGTGTTGGGGCTGATAGCCGCGCTTTATCACACCCTCAACCATTCATTGTTTAAACATCTTTTATTTCTTGCGGCCGGCTCGGTGCTGCATCAAACCCGCCACCAGACCGATATGGAGTATCTGGGCGGATTAATCCGGCGCATGCCGAAAACCGCTTTTCTATTCCTGATCGGATGCATAGGCATATCAGCCCTGCCGCCGTTGAACGGTTTCGTTTCCGAGTGGCTGACCTTTCAGGCCGCCTTGCAGGCTCCCGCCATCGAAAACGGGATTCTCCGCAGCATGATACCGGTCGCATCGGCAATACTGGCTTTCAGCAGCGCACTGGCGTCGGCCTGTTTCGTCAAGGCGTTCGGCGTTACCTTTCTCGGACAGCCGCGCAGCCGCCACGCTCACCACGCCAATGAAGTGACGCACCGGGGCATGCTTTCCGCTCCCGCGCTACTGGCCGCTTTGTGTTTGCTGTTCGGGTTGTTTCCCAACGTAGTGATACATATGCTGGGCAATGTCAGCGCGCTGTTGCTGGAACAGCCCATGCCTGAGGCAACCGCGCGCGGCTGGCTGTGGCTGACTCCCGGAACACAGGTGAAGTCATCCTATTCCGCGCCGTTGATAGTCGGAGTTCTCGCAGCCGTCGGATGGATAAGCTATCGCTTATCCAACAGAAAAAACGCGCAAGTGCGCAGAGCCGCGCGCTGGGATTGCGGTTTCGGCGCGCTGACTCCGCGCATGCAATACACGTCCACTGCCTTCTCGCAGCCTATCCGGCGCATTTTCCTTCCCTTTCTCGACGCGAAGGAAAACGTCGAAACCAGCGTTGCCGAGCGCAACAAGCTGCAAGTCACCGAGGTGCGCCATCAACTGGATGTCGGCGATCACATCTGGCGGGCGATCTATCTCCCGATTGCGCATTCGGTTGAAACGGCGGCAAAACAGATCAGTCATATCCAGGGCGGAAATATCCGCACCTATCTGGCCTATTCTTTCGTCACATTGGTGTTTCTTCTGGGAGTGGTGAGTTAA
- a CDS encoding respiratory chain complex I subunit 1 family protein, which produces MRWLFALFETLIFIGSAPLLAGWIKWVKCRLQNRKAPSVLQPYRNLFKLFTKTPVVAEQASWLFLAAPYVICASMILSAAIVPFIAAHLPTAEVADLIVLVGFFALGRFFLALAGMDLGTAFGGMGSSREMTISALAEPAMLMAVFTLAMSASTTNLSNVTDYVLNSGLVLRPSFIFALGGMLLVTIAENGRIPVDNPATHLELTMIHEAMILEYSGKYLAFIEWASQIRLMLYGVVICNVFLPWGIADELTLPALKYGALAIAGKLMVLGILLPVCETAFAKMRVFRIQEFLGFAYLLSLLGMLSHIILEVDK; this is translated from the coding sequence ATGCGCTGGTTATTCGCTTTATTCGAAACCCTGATCTTCATCGGCAGCGCTCCGTTACTGGCCGGATGGATAAAATGGGTCAAGTGCCGTCTGCAAAACCGTAAAGCGCCGTCCGTTCTTCAGCCCTACCGTAATCTCTTCAAGCTGTTTACCAAAACGCCGGTCGTCGCAGAGCAGGCGTCATGGCTGTTTCTTGCCGCGCCCTATGTAATCTGCGCATCAATGATACTATCCGCGGCTATCGTGCCTTTTATAGCGGCGCATCTCCCTACGGCTGAGGTCGCGGACCTTATCGTACTGGTCGGTTTTTTTGCGCTCGGGCGGTTTTTTCTGGCCTTGGCGGGCATGGACCTCGGCACCGCATTCGGCGGCATGGGGTCATCGCGGGAAATGACAATTTCTGCATTGGCCGAACCCGCCATGCTGATGGCAGTGTTCACCCTGGCCATGAGCGCATCCACCACCAATCTATCCAACGTCACGGATTACGTGCTGAATAGCGGCCTGGTGTTGCGACCATCGTTTATTTTCGCTTTGGGCGGCATGCTGCTGGTAACGATAGCAGAAAACGGGCGCATACCGGTCGATAACCCGGCCACCCATCTCGAACTGACCATGATACACGAAGCCATGATACTGGAGTACAGCGGGAAATATCTGGCTTTCATAGAGTGGGCCAGCCAGATTCGCTTAATGTTGTACGGTGTGGTCATTTGCAACGTCTTCTTGCCATGGGGTATTGCCGACGAGCTCACGCTGCCGGCGCTGAAATATGGCGCGCTGGCCATCGCCGGTAAACTCATGGTGCTGGGGATTTTGTTGCCGGTTTGCGAAACGGCATTCGCCAAGATGCGCGTGTTCCGGATACAGGAATTTCTGGGCTTTGCGTATCTGCTGAGCCTGCTGGGCATGCTCAGCCACATTATTCTCGAGGTCGACAAATAA
- a CDS encoding formate hydrogenlyase has product MNVTLTQHTLHEQAILFIAALIVFISFLMLAQKRLINLVLLFAGQGLLLSLATAIVGYSQSSHHLYGSALITLILKVAIIPAMLFRLIVSLDIEKDAEKVLYPGVIMMIAASLVLFSYYVVLPIAQLSTLATRNTIAVSLAVVLLGMLLMISRRQAVAHVVGFMAIENGLFFAAVASTRGMPLVVELGIAFDVLVAAILFGVFFFHIRSSIESLDVDRLNRLSEVES; this is encoded by the coding sequence ATGAATGTCACGCTTACACAGCACACGCTCCACGAACAGGCGATTCTTTTTATCGCCGCATTGATAGTCTTCATATCATTCCTGATGCTGGCGCAAAAACGTCTGATTAACCTGGTCCTGCTGTTTGCCGGTCAAGGCCTGCTGTTGTCCCTGGCGACAGCGATAGTCGGCTATTCGCAATCGTCGCATCACCTGTACGGATCTGCGCTGATCACACTGATATTAAAGGTAGCCATCATTCCCGCCATGCTGTTCAGGCTGATCGTGAGCCTGGATATCGAAAAAGACGCGGAAAAGGTGCTATACCCCGGCGTTATCATGATGATAGCCGCATCGCTGGTGCTGTTCAGTTATTACGTGGTGCTGCCCATTGCGCAGCTGTCCACGCTTGCCACCCGCAACACCATTGCCGTGAGCCTTGCGGTCGTGTTGCTGGGCATGCTGCTGATGATTTCCAGGCGTCAGGCCGTGGCTCACGTCGTCGGTTTCATGGCTATCGAAAACGGTTTGTTCTTCGCCGCAGTGGCATCAACGCGGGGTATGCCGCTGGTAGTCGAACTGGGTATTGCATTCGATGTGCTCGTTGCAGCCATATTATTTGGCGTATTTTTCTTTCACATCCGCTCCAGCATCGAATCCCTGGATGTCGACCGGCTCAACCGCCTTAGCGAGGTCGAGTCATGA
- a CDS encoding hydrogenase 4 subunit F: protein MIALYLVLILPLLGMVYQVFFGHLPNAGGMNVKFNAATFLITLFLAYEVLDQGRLVTRDEQFLLDAFNVYLIVLTAFIGTTTAMFSNPYMENERKHGRLTEQRLKFYLVMYQGFMLSMYLVLTTNNMGLMWVSMEAATLTTVLLVSLYRTPESIEAAWKYFILCGVGIAQALFGTVLLYFAANQIGLTGNDALFWSVLYQHAAELNPTVLGLAFVFLLMGYGTKVGLVPMHHWLPDAHSEGPTPMSAVLSGLLLNDALYAVVRCKMVVDSSVGTHLAGYMMMGFGLLSFLVAALFLHRQRDVKRLFSYSSIEHMGLMTFAFGVGGALATFGALLHMTVHSLTKSAIFVTVGHAAQISKTQKIEKIRGLINTQPMVGWGLLVGTLAIAGFPPFGVFTSEFLVLTATMEAYPWLTPLLLLGLGVAFAGLFRNLHPMAYGAPPKGQIPVRANLWPVMAHLALVLWLGFAIPDVLSNWFNQATLLITGSMP, encoded by the coding sequence ATGATCGCGCTCTATCTGGTTCTTATTCTTCCCTTGCTGGGCATGGTTTACCAGGTTTTCTTCGGCCACTTGCCCAATGCAGGAGGCATGAACGTCAAATTCAACGCAGCAACGTTTCTGATAACGCTGTTCCTGGCTTACGAAGTGCTGGATCAAGGCCGTCTGGTAACGCGCGACGAACAGTTTTTGCTCGACGCATTCAATGTTTACCTGATCGTGCTGACTGCCTTTATCGGCACCACGACGGCCATGTTTTCCAACCCCTATATGGAAAACGAACGGAAGCACGGACGTCTGACCGAGCAGCGTTTGAAATTCTATCTGGTCATGTACCAGGGCTTCATGCTGAGCATGTACCTGGTGTTGACCACCAACAACATGGGGTTAATGTGGGTATCCATGGAGGCAGCCACGTTGACCACGGTTTTGCTGGTCAGTTTGTACCGAACGCCCGAGTCGATAGAAGCCGCGTGGAAATACTTCATCCTTTGCGGCGTCGGTATCGCGCAGGCGCTGTTCGGCACCGTACTGCTTTACTTTGCAGCCAACCAGATCGGTCTTACCGGCAATGATGCTCTGTTCTGGTCCGTGCTTTACCAGCATGCGGCGGAACTGAACCCAACCGTACTCGGCCTGGCGTTTGTATTCCTGTTGATGGGCTACGGCACCAAGGTCGGTCTGGTGCCGATGCATCACTGGCTGCCCGATGCGCATTCGGAAGGACCCACGCCAATGTCGGCGGTTTTATCCGGATTATTGCTGAACGATGCGCTCTATGCGGTCGTACGCTGCAAAATGGTGGTGGACAGCTCCGTGGGGACGCATCTCGCCGGTTATATGATGATGGGATTCGGACTCCTATCATTCCTGGTAGCCGCGCTGTTTCTGCATCGCCAGCGCGACGTCAAGCGGCTGTTCAGTTATTCTTCCATCGAACATATGGGCTTGATGACTTTTGCCTTCGGCGTCGGCGGCGCGTTGGCCACTTTCGGCGCATTGTTGCACATGACCGTCCATTCCCTGACCAAATCAGCCATTTTTGTAACGGTAGGCCATGCCGCACAAATCAGCAAAACCCAGAAAATTGAAAAGATTCGCGGACTTATCAATACCCAGCCCATGGTCGGCTGGGGACTGCTGGTCGGCACGCTCGCAATCGCCGGCTTTCCTCCCTTCGGCGTATTCACCAGTGAATTTCTGGTATTGACGGCTACCATGGAGGCCTATCCCTGGCTGACGCCCTTGTTATTGCTGGGCCTGGGCGTCGCGTTTGCCGGCTTGTTCCGTAACCTGCATCCGATGGCTTATGGCGCGCCGCCCAAAGGACAGATTCCGGTTCGGGCCAACTTGTGGCCTGTCATGGCGCACCTGGCCCTGGTGTTATGGCTGGGATTTGCAATTCCCGACGTGCTTTCCAACTGGTTTAATCAAGCCACGTTGCTGATAACAGGGAGTATGCCGTAG
- a CDS encoding hydrogenase large subunit — MENTTLRSRFQWLPELQTSLVYRDISLKEIINDGLQPARLFEVAHQHWGADLAHEVKQMNFRFVALWVEDGEDSFTLTACLEKQADYILLRCFVPGEIAEAPSFTPYFPAADRMERHATDLFGIRFPDHPDPRRWTRHQAWSERQFPLRKNFPVSGTPLPLTPPDHNYPFIGAQGNGVYEIPVGPVHAGTIEPGHFRFLAVGETVLNLEEHLGYVHKGIEKIAEGRDPQGLARLAGRVSGDATVAHAWAACMAMENAAGITVPARAVFLRAIFAERERIANHLGDIGGICNDVGFAFANYQFSRLREIWQRDNYAWFGHRFLMDAVVPGGVAKNIDEKIVDAMRSALLRLRGELDELRPILENNGSLQDRLVTAGYLSQELAQAFACVGYMARASGVDYDVRRDAPYPPYDAFPTKAVCSADGDVAARLHVRYEDIYAALDLLERLLASLPRQREILAAWHVPPAGAEGIGILESWRGELLCHVRFGENNRIARYYPRDPSVLNWPSLEKLIHNNIVPDFPLCNKSVNASYSGQDL; from the coding sequence GTGGAGAATACAACTTTGCGCTCACGCTTTCAGTGGCTGCCTGAATTGCAGACCAGCCTGGTGTATCGCGACATTTCTTTAAAAGAGATAATCAACGACGGCTTGCAACCGGCGCGCCTGTTCGAAGTCGCCCACCAACATTGGGGGGCGGATCTGGCGCATGAAGTCAAGCAAATGAACTTCCGCTTTGTGGCGCTGTGGGTCGAAGACGGAGAAGATAGCTTCACGCTAACCGCATGCCTGGAAAAACAGGCGGACTATATACTGCTGCGCTGTTTTGTTCCGGGAGAAATTGCGGAGGCGCCCTCCTTCACGCCTTATTTCCCGGCTGCGGATAGAATGGAAAGGCACGCAACCGACTTGTTCGGCATTCGTTTTCCTGATCATCCCGACCCGCGCCGCTGGACCCGCCATCAAGCCTGGAGCGAACGACAGTTTCCGTTACGCAAAAACTTCCCTGTGTCCGGCACTCCCTTGCCCTTAACCCCTCCCGATCATAACTACCCGTTTATCGGAGCGCAAGGCAACGGCGTCTACGAAATCCCGGTGGGTCCGGTGCATGCCGGCACTATCGAGCCGGGGCATTTCCGTTTTCTTGCAGTGGGTGAAACGGTGCTGAATCTGGAGGAACATCTGGGCTATGTCCATAAAGGCATCGAAAAAATCGCGGAAGGGCGCGACCCGCAAGGACTGGCCCGGCTGGCGGGCCGGGTTTCCGGCGACGCTACCGTAGCCCACGCCTGGGCGGCGTGCATGGCGATGGAGAACGCGGCCGGCATAACCGTACCCGCAAGAGCGGTGTTTCTGCGGGCAATTTTCGCCGAACGCGAGCGTATAGCCAATCATCTGGGCGATATAGGCGGAATTTGTAACGATGTCGGTTTCGCCTTCGCCAATTATCAGTTCAGCCGTTTGCGCGAAATATGGCAACGTGACAATTATGCCTGGTTCGGGCACCGTTTTCTTATGGATGCCGTCGTCCCGGGCGGCGTGGCAAAAAATATCGATGAGAAAATCGTGGATGCAATGCGATCCGCCCTTTTACGCTTGCGCGGCGAACTTGATGAATTGCGCCCGATACTGGAAAACAACGGATCGCTGCAGGATCGCCTGGTTACGGCCGGCTATCTGTCGCAAGAACTTGCCCAGGCCTTCGCTTGCGTGGGATATATGGCCCGCGCCAGCGGCGTCGACTACGATGTGCGCCGCGATGCGCCTTACCCGCCTTACGATGCATTCCCGACCAAGGCGGTCTGCAGTGCGGACGGCGATGTAGCCGCGCGCTTGCATGTGCGTTATGAGGATATTTATGCCGCGCTCGACCTATTGGAGCGCCTGCTTGCGTCGTTGCCGCGGCAACGGGAAATCCTTGCCGCCTGGCATGTTCCTCCGGCGGGCGCCGAAGGTATCGGCATCCTGGAAAGTTGGCGCGGCGAACTGCTGTGCCATGTCCGGTTCGGCGAAAACAACCGCATTGCCCGCTATTATCCCCGCGATCCCAGCGTGCTGAACTGGCCTTCGCTGGAAAAACTGATCCACAATAATATCGTGCCGGACTTCCCGCTTTGCAACAAATCGGTCAATGCATCGTATTCCGGTCAGGATCTTTGA
- a CDS encoding NADH-quinone oxidoreductase subunit B family protein, which yields MSLFGKIFKTGIITERFDAYSDAEMNQVGAELRRVVDRRFSGNLVIRQVDPGSCNGCELEINALGNGFYDIERYGISFAASPRHADVLLVTGPVARHMQAALLATYEATPDPKWVVAVGDCAVNAGEFGQTYASCGAVEQVIPVDLVIPGCPPTPLSLMKGLLKLAGQ from the coding sequence ATGAGCTTATTTGGAAAAATATTTAAAACCGGTATCATCACCGAACGCTTCGACGCCTACAGCGACGCAGAAATGAATCAAGTTGGTGCAGAATTGAGGCGCGTGGTCGATCGCCGCTTCAGCGGCAACCTCGTCATCAGGCAGGTGGATCCCGGCTCCTGCAACGGCTGCGAACTGGAAATAAACGCGCTCGGCAACGGGTTTTATGATATCGAGCGCTATGGCATCAGCTTTGCGGCTTCGCCTCGCCATGCCGACGTTTTGCTGGTAACAGGACCGGTGGCGCGTCATATGCAGGCCGCCCTGCTCGCCACGTACGAGGCCACCCCCGATCCCAAATGGGTAGTCGCCGTCGGCGACTGCGCGGTCAACGCCGGCGAATTCGGCCAGACCTATGCAAGTTGCGGCGCGGTAGAGCAGGTCATTCCCGTCGATCTCGTTATCCCCGGTTGCCCCCCTACGCCGTTGAGTCTCATGAAAGGATTATTGAAACTGGCCGGACAATGA
- a CDS encoding phosphoribosyltransferase, producing MYFQNRNDAGRQLAEALVSYKGQPNTLVLALPRGGVPVAFEIALALHLPLDLMLVRKLGIPGHEEVAMGAIANGNVQVLDEDLVRSLHISSAAIERVIKAEHAELFRRNQAYRGGSAAPVLSGQTAILVDDGMATGSNMQAALLAARQQQAGRVVVAAPVASDSACALLSKMADEMICLDIPKPFYSVGGAYDDFSQTSDAEVKALLKRAKGWAAA from the coding sequence ATGTATTTTCAAAATCGAAATGATGCGGGGCGGCAATTAGCGGAAGCGCTTGTTTCTTACAAGGGGCAACCGAATACTCTTGTGCTGGCTTTGCCGCGCGGAGGGGTGCCGGTCGCATTCGAAATCGCTCTTGCTCTGCATCTGCCGCTGGATCTGATGCTGGTCCGCAAGCTTGGCATTCCAGGACATGAAGAAGTCGCCATGGGGGCCATCGCCAACGGTAATGTACAGGTGCTGGATGAAGATCTGGTGCGCAGCCTGCACATTTCCTCCGCAGCAATCGAGCGGGTAATCAAAGCGGAGCATGCGGAGTTATTCCGGCGCAACCAAGCCTATCGCGGCGGCAGCGCGGCTCCGGTACTCTCGGGGCAAACTGCGATCCTGGTCGACGACGGAATGGCTACCGGCTCCAATATGCAGGCCGCGCTACTTGCCGCCCGCCAACAGCAGGCCGGTAGAGTGGTCGTCGCGGCGCCGGTGGCTTCAGATTCTGCCTGCGCATTGCTAAGTAAAATGGCGGATGAAATGATTTGTCTGGATATTCCCAAGCCGTTTTACAGCGTCGGGGGCGCTTACGACGATTTTTCACAAACCAGCGATGCGGAAGTCAAGGCTTTGCTGAAAAGGGCGAAGGGATGGGCTGCAGCCTGA